One part of the Chryseobacterium mulctrae genome encodes these proteins:
- a CDS encoding DUF4134 domain-containing protein, which translates to MKNIFTKNVTAKRILSLALVIMAITPAFAQGGATAISNAASDIRDYWDPVKLILKAVGGLVGFIGGLRVYNKWTNGDQDVNKEILGYGGAMIFLIVVPEFVTAFFA; encoded by the coding sequence ATGAAAAATATTTTCACAAAAAACGTGACCGCAAAAAGAATTCTATCGCTAGCCTTGGTCATTATGGCGATAACTCCCGCATTTGCTCAAGGTGGTGCAACCGCAATCTCGAATGCGGCCAGTGATATCAGAGATTATTGGGATCCTGTTAAGCTGATCTTGAAAGCAGTAGGAGGTTTGGTCGGATTCATCGGTGGTCTTCGAGTATATAACAAGTGGACGAATGGTGATCAGGATGTCAATAAAGAAATCCTCGGTTATGGAGGAGCAATGATCTTTTTGATTGTAGTTCCGGAATTCGTAACAGCATTCTTTGCTTAA
- a CDS encoding DUF4133 domain-containing protein, which produces MGFYLYKGLKKPLVFFGLKGKYIFYAVGVIGGGVISALVLSKFGLLGSLLGLAVTAGGVYFIFKRQDKDGLYDKTKNFNQILIFPKRLDNKKLLKNGNSKKTRI; this is translated from the coding sequence ATGGGATTCTATCTCTACAAGGGGCTGAAAAAGCCCCTTGTATTCTTCGGACTCAAAGGGAAATACATCTTTTACGCAGTCGGTGTCATCGGAGGCGGAGTCATTTCAGCATTGGTACTCTCGAAGTTCGGCCTCTTAGGATCTCTACTTGGACTTGCAGTTACTGCAGGAGGTGTGTATTTTATCTTCAAAAGACAGGATAAAGATGGGTTGTATGATAAAACCAAAAATTTCAACCAGATTTTAATTTTTCCCAAAAGGTTAGACAATAAAAAACTTTTAAAAAATGGCAACAGCAAAAAAACAAGAATTTAG
- the traK gene encoding conjugative transposon protein TraK produces MLIKNIEQRIKINKVVSLSAIAFAVFIVIAGFFFAYRMIEDSRKSIYILDNGVPVLAKQTDVLLNRPVEYKAQIELFHRLFFTLAPDDTYIKDNIQKSLYLIDDSGKKEYTNLREKGFYNQIIASSSMVSIHTDSITLSMEQKKFSFFGKQMITRKSSVITRKLITEGFFEDIIRSPNNPHGVILKNWRIINNEELSNQNKNSY; encoded by the coding sequence ATGCTTATCAAAAATATAGAACAAAGAATCAAGATCAACAAGGTCGTTTCATTATCTGCCATTGCTTTTGCTGTTTTCATTGTTATTGCGGGATTTTTTTTTGCATACAGAATGATCGAGGATTCCAGAAAATCAATTTACATTTTAGACAATGGCGTTCCGGTTCTTGCCAAGCAGACTGATGTCCTGCTGAACCGACCTGTTGAATATAAAGCTCAAATTGAATTATTCCACAGATTGTTTTTCACACTCGCTCCCGATGATACCTATATCAAGGATAATATTCAAAAGTCATTGTATCTTATTGATGACAGCGGAAAAAAGGAATATACGAACCTAAGGGAAAAAGGATTTTACAATCAAATAATAGCTTCCAGTTCGATGGTCAGTATCCATACCGATTCGATTACGCTTAGTATGGAACAAAAGAAATTTAGCTTTTTCGGTAAGCAGATGATCACAAGAAAATCTTCTGTCATTACGAGGAAGCTCATCACCGAAGGTTTCTTTGAAGACATCATCAGAAGTCCCAATAATCCTCACGGTGTGATTCTTAAAAACTGGCGAATCATCAATAACGAGGAACTGTCCAATCAAAATAAAAATTCTTACTAA
- the traM gene encoding conjugative transposon protein TraM, with protein sequence MKKINFKEKKYVLPLLALPFLFLFGYVGAQFLKEDTSEKNKPKELSLSLGDTQDSIMTKNDAYDAFFKKEDNRTMLGGLDKEEDSLLNYDDQLSLDQKRKIDSLKAENGRQNRYQAKENQSSYYKPNQSQRDDKDYNRSSEIIKMLNDKSYGNQEDKYADTPKEKTQSVQPDPVKYLKEQMLVMDSLEKSRDPEYQSKLAAEQKLKSNKEKMEDFLNSTFNVSKSGINSGFNAFYKEKENSFIKAVIDENNKGFLGSRIRFRLLEDIFVGNKKIIKGSILYGQISGFSMQRVNLNIVSVFTKGEIYPVNLSIYDVDGMKGLYVPQSVFRDMMREMGSNSVQGTQMDMGGKGFFSSIGSSLFTSTSKSIANLIKENKAKLKYNSYVFLIDENQLKDSQNQQKK encoded by the coding sequence ATTAAAAAAATAAATTTTAAAGAAAAAAAATATGTTCTGCCTCTTTTGGCTCTGCCATTTCTTTTTCTTTTCGGCTACGTAGGAGCACAGTTTCTCAAAGAAGATACTTCTGAAAAAAATAAACCAAAAGAATTGTCACTATCACTCGGCGATACGCAAGATTCCATTATGACCAAAAATGATGCGTATGATGCTTTTTTCAAAAAAGAGGATAACAGAACGATGCTTGGTGGTTTGGATAAAGAAGAAGATAGTTTATTGAACTATGATGACCAATTGTCACTGGACCAAAAAAGAAAAATTGACTCCTTAAAAGCAGAAAACGGAAGACAAAACAGATACCAGGCAAAAGAAAATCAATCCTCGTATTACAAACCAAATCAATCACAGAGGGATGACAAAGATTACAACAGGTCTTCAGAAATCATTAAAATGTTGAATGACAAATCTTACGGGAACCAAGAAGATAAATACGCAGATACACCAAAAGAAAAGACACAAAGTGTCCAACCAGACCCTGTAAAATATCTGAAAGAACAAATGCTCGTGATGGATTCTTTAGAAAAATCCCGTGATCCTGAGTACCAAAGTAAACTCGCAGCAGAACAAAAACTGAAGTCCAATAAAGAGAAAATGGAAGATTTTCTTAATTCAACTTTCAATGTGAGCAAATCCGGAATCAACAGTGGTTTCAATGCTTTCTATAAGGAGAAAGAAAACAGCTTTATCAAAGCGGTCATTGACGAAAATAACAAAGGCTTTCTTGGAAGCAGGATTAGGTTCCGATTGTTGGAAGACATCTTTGTCGGGAACAAAAAAATAATCAAAGGTTCGATATTATACGGACAAATCTCAGGATTTTCAATGCAGAGAGTCAATCTCAACATTGTATCTGTATTCACAAAAGGAGAAATCTATCCTGTCAATCTTTCGATTTATGATGTTGACGGGATGAAGGGATTGTACGTTCCGCAAAGCGTTTTCAGAGATATGATGCGGGAAATGGGAAGTAACTCAGTACAAGGAACTCAGATGGATATGGGCGGAAAAGGATTTTTCTCAAGCATTGGATCCAGCCTGTTTACATCAACATCTAAATCTATTGCCAACCTGATCAAAGAAAATAAAGCAAAACTGAAATACAACTCATATGTCTTTTTGATCGACGAAAATCAATTGAAAGATTCACAAAACCAACAAAAAAAATAA
- a CDS encoding DUF4138 domain-containing protein, translating into MRTLLYTLLIFTAQFFTAQTATKEQIVSDLPEIEITEGINLHIISPEPIQYVDLSTEKLTGDLPSTNIARIKITDHPDSDEKGKINIPSVFVNGNTIGIITVVAQSFIAQYKVVHRNQDNLNTITNIHIQPEAMQPVEFDKMVFSNLELRKFSMDIIRKKSEKNPIREEKNLKLSFQLNNVYVMSAYIFLDMTIKNNSNLNYDIEDLKFSLEDKKIHKATNNQSVDLTPILQLNPQKHFRKNFRNIYVFKKFTYPNSKVMMIRLIEEQLSGRTIEMKVNYSDILKADTF; encoded by the coding sequence ATGAGAACTTTATTATACACCCTTTTAATATTCACAGCTCAATTTTTCACGGCTCAAACTGCAACCAAAGAACAGATTGTTTCCGATTTACCTGAGATTGAAATTACCGAAGGCATCAACCTGCATATTATCTCGCCTGAGCCCATTCAGTACGTGGATTTGTCAACAGAAAAACTGACTGGAGATTTGCCTTCTACAAACATTGCCAGAATAAAGATCACAGACCATCCTGATTCTGACGAGAAAGGAAAAATCAATATACCTTCCGTTTTTGTTAATGGAAATACTATTGGGATCATTACCGTTGTCGCACAATCTTTCATTGCACAGTATAAAGTGGTGCATAGAAATCAGGATAACCTCAATACGATTACCAATATTCATATACAGCCCGAAGCGATGCAGCCTGTAGAATTTGATAAAATGGTGTTCTCTAATCTTGAACTGAGAAAATTTTCGATGGATATTATTCGAAAAAAATCTGAAAAAAATCCGATTAGAGAAGAAAAAAATCTAAAACTCAGCTTCCAGCTCAATAATGTCTATGTGATGAGTGCTTATATTTTTTTAGATATGACCATCAAGAATAATTCTAATCTGAACTATGATATTGAGGATTTGAAATTCTCCTTGGAAGACAAAAAAATACACAAAGCCACCAATAACCAAAGTGTAGATCTAACACCCATTTTACAGCTCAATCCGCAGAAACACTTCAGAAAAAATTTCAGGAATATTTATGTTTTCAAAAAATTCACTTACCCAAACAGTAAAGTGATGATGATTCGCTTGATTGAAGAACAGCTCTCGGGGCGCACCATAGAAATGAAAGTCAACTATTCAGATATTCTGAAAGCAGATACCTTTTAA
- a CDS encoding type IV secretion system DNA-binding domain-containing protein — MQEQQHQIKIYGFLQKAVYAVVALDCASLFYLNANVPVVSNLLKNFSKLSFIYPPINAKFATLILIGLVAVGTKAKKKKDLNISKEIIAPMILGLLMIFSSLVWQNEAGNEKLPRVFPGFNLYQGIYAVLSFLGAVILQMGADSISKLMQQKMGKDRWNVEEESFDQNQKLVNTDTSINIPYIFRYNNKTYKGYINIDPFRGTMVIGTPGSGKSFGVINPAIRQMIAKGFCLCIYDFKFPDLAQIAYYHYLLKKSKEEDYDYNFHVINLNDVEKSKRVNPFHKKYIQTLAEAQEMAESMVSSLQKGGSSSGGGSEAFFTQSAINFLSSCIYFFATFENGKYSDMPHILSFMNRSYKEIFDTLFTNEEIFSLLSPFKTAYDNKAFDQLEGQIGTLKIFLSRLATKESFWVFSGDEVELKITDRDNPSIIILASDPGTQDINSALYSSVLNSALRLINSKHNLPGGIIADEFPTIYIHKIDNIVATARSNKIAVMLGLQEIPQLRQFYKKEVADTISAIVGNILSGSARDKNTLDWLEKLFGKIKQKSYSQSISQQGTTTSINEKMDNMIPAGKIAALKTGEMVGMIARGEENAAEEYKTSAIRGKINLDMKAIQEEESNYVKMPSYYSFVDKKGVNRKEEVLMTNFRKINKEVELIVNENIKAA, encoded by the coding sequence ATGCAAGAGCAACAACACCAAATAAAGATCTATGGCTTTCTACAAAAAGCGGTGTACGCAGTCGTAGCACTCGATTGTGCTTCGCTTTTCTACCTTAATGCCAATGTTCCGGTAGTATCAAACTTGTTGAAAAATTTTTCAAAGTTGAGTTTTATCTACCCTCCTATCAATGCCAAATTTGCAACATTGATTCTGATTGGATTAGTGGCTGTCGGAACAAAAGCCAAGAAAAAGAAAGACCTTAATATTAGTAAAGAGATTATTGCTCCTATGATTTTGGGATTGCTGATGATTTTTTCTTCACTGGTTTGGCAGAATGAGGCAGGAAATGAAAAACTTCCAAGAGTGTTTCCCGGATTTAATCTCTATCAGGGAATCTATGCAGTTCTTTCTTTTTTAGGGGCAGTTATTCTTCAAATGGGTGCAGATAGTATTTCAAAACTGATGCAGCAGAAAATGGGAAAAGACCGATGGAATGTAGAGGAAGAATCCTTCGATCAAAACCAGAAGTTAGTGAACACTGATACTTCCATTAACATTCCTTATATCTTCAGATATAACAATAAGACATATAAAGGGTATATTAATATTGATCCTTTTAGAGGAACAATGGTCATCGGAACGCCGGGTTCAGGGAAGTCGTTTGGTGTCATCAATCCTGCCATAAGACAAATGATTGCAAAAGGTTTCTGTCTCTGCATCTACGATTTTAAATTCCCCGATCTAGCACAGATTGCATACTATCATTATTTATTGAAAAAAAGTAAGGAAGAAGACTACGATTATAATTTCCACGTCATCAACTTGAACGATGTCGAAAAATCAAAACGAGTAAATCCGTTTCATAAAAAGTACATTCAAACTTTGGCAGAAGCCCAGGAAATGGCAGAATCAATGGTGTCCTCTTTACAAAAAGGAGGTTCGAGTTCAGGAGGAGGCTCTGAAGCTTTCTTTACCCAATCTGCCATCAATTTTCTTTCGTCCTGCATTTATTTTTTTGCAACATTCGAAAACGGAAAATATTCTGATATGCCGCACATTCTTTCCTTTATGAACCGAAGTTACAAAGAAATTTTCGACACGCTTTTTACCAACGAAGAAATTTTCTCTTTGCTTTCACCTTTCAAAACGGCTTATGACAACAAAGCATTTGACCAATTGGAAGGACAAATCGGAACACTCAAAATTTTCCTTTCAAGATTGGCAACAAAAGAAAGTTTTTGGGTGTTTTCAGGAGATGAAGTGGAATTGAAGATAACCGACAGAGATAATCCTTCCATTATTATTCTGGCTTCAGACCCGGGAACACAGGATATTAATTCGGCCCTTTATTCCTCGGTGTTAAACAGTGCTTTAAGATTGATCAATTCCAAACACAATTTACCCGGAGGAATTATCGCAGACGAATTTCCGACGATCTATATTCATAAAATTGACAACATCGTAGCTACTGCAAGAAGTAATAAAATTGCTGTAATGCTTGGGCTTCAGGAAATTCCGCAACTCAGACAATTCTATAAAAAAGAAGTGGCAGACACCATTTCTGCCATTGTTGGAAATATCCTATCCGGTTCTGCCAGAGACAAAAATACATTGGATTGGCTGGAAAAACTTTTCGGAAAAATTAAACAAAAATCATACTCACAATCCATTTCGCAGCAAGGAACAACCACCAGTATCAATGAAAAGATGGACAATATGATTCCGGCAGGTAAAATAGCAGCCTTGAAAACCGGAGAAATGGTAGGAATGATCGCGCGGGGAGAAGAAAACGCTGCTGAGGAATATAAAACATCTGCAATTAGGGGCAAAATTAATTTGGATATGAAAGCCATTCAAGAGGAAGAAAGCAACTATGTGAAAATGCCCTCTTATTATTCTTTTGTGGATAAGAAAGGGGTTAACCGAAAGGAAGAAGTGTTGATGACCAATTTTAGAAAAATCAATAAAGAAGTGGAACTCATTGTGAATGAAAATATTAAAGCTGCATAA
- a CDS encoding M23 family metallopeptidase: MKKLKYTFTLMALFYSCLCFAQFNTITPTIPKKSENPKVSDKSNIEEPVNQKKAKKSWKQVLNITTKSDLKNETKGSTKWLTSQIDSLKTLIKEYNSVKEIRKNEFEKLKDSLMLQAQNRVEETNQASKKQNFFTTYDFVDEPAASFSKIVMPLKNKITVTSPFGTRTHPFFGTKKMHNGIDLKANYENVYAVMDGIVTATGWDSKGGGNFIKVKHFNRFETSYLHLSEIYYRAGEQVKAGFIIGKSGNSGNSTGPHLHFSVKEFGQSINPSHFLNDIIKVNNLIANHYEH, translated from the coding sequence ATGAAAAAACTAAAATACACATTTACATTGATGGCGCTGTTTTACAGCTGCTTATGCTTTGCCCAATTCAATACGATTACACCAACAATACCGAAAAAATCTGAAAATCCAAAAGTATCAGATAAATCTAATATCGAAGAGCCGGTAAACCAAAAGAAGGCTAAGAAATCTTGGAAGCAAGTTTTAAATATCACCACAAAATCAGATTTAAAAAATGAAACCAAAGGTTCGACGAAGTGGTTAACGAGTCAAATAGATTCACTGAAAACACTGATTAAAGAGTATAACAGTGTAAAAGAAATACGAAAAAATGAGTTTGAAAAACTGAAAGATTCTTTGATGCTGCAAGCACAAAATAGAGTAGAAGAAACAAACCAAGCATCAAAAAAACAAAACTTTTTTACAACGTATGATTTTGTAGATGAACCGGCAGCATCTTTTTCAAAAATTGTAATGCCCCTTAAAAACAAAATTACCGTTACATCTCCCTTTGGAACAAGAACGCATCCTTTTTTCGGAACAAAAAAAATGCACAACGGGATTGACTTAAAAGCCAATTATGAAAATGTGTATGCTGTAATGGATGGAATTGTTACAGCAACAGGCTGGGATTCTAAAGGTGGGGGAAATTTCATAAAAGTAAAACATTTTAACCGTTTCGAAACTTCCTATCTGCATCTCTCAGAAATATATTATCGGGCAGGAGAACAAGTAAAAGCAGGCTTTATCATTGGGAAAAGCGGAAACTCAGGAAACTCTACAGGTCCACATCTGCATTTTTCGGTGAAAGAATTCGGACAAAGCATCAACCCTTCTCATTTTTTAAATGACATCATAAAAGTAAACAATTTAATAGCAAACCATTATGAACACTAA